One Acanthochromis polyacanthus isolate Apoly-LR-REF ecotype Palm Island chromosome 6, KAUST_Apoly_ChrSc, whole genome shotgun sequence DNA segment encodes these proteins:
- the mipa gene encoding major intrinsic protein of lens fiber a — protein MWEFRSMSFWRAVFAEFYGTMFFVFFGLGAALRWTTGPHNVLHVAFCFGLAAATFIQSIGHISGGHINPAVTFAYLIGSQMSLFRAFFYIMAQCLGALAGAAVLYGVTPSNMRGNLALNTLQPGISLGMATTMEVFLTLQLVVCIFAVTDERRNGRLGSAALAIGFSVLVGHLLGMYYTGAGMNPARSFAPAVLVRNFVNHWVYWVGPMIGGAMGALLYDFMLFPRMRGLSERLATLKGTRPPEAEGQQETRGEPIELKTQAL, from the exons ATGTGGGAGTTCAGGTCCATGTCGTTCTGGCGAGCAGTGTTCGCCGAGTTCTACGGCACCATGTTCTTTGTGTTCTTTGGGCTCGGGGCGGCCCTCCGCTGGACCACCGGGCCGCACAATGTTCTTCACGTTGCCTTTTGCTTTGGGCTGGCGGCTGCCACATTCATCCAGTCCATCGGCCACATCAGCGGAGGACACATCAACCCGGCCGTCACCTTCGCCTACCTGATTGGTTCTCAGATGTCCCTATTCCGTGCTTTCTTCTACATCATGGCTCAGTGTCTCGGAGCGCTGGCTGGTGCTGCTGTGCTCTACGGGGTCACACCCAGCAACATGAGGGGCAACCTGGCACTGAACACG CTGCAGCCCGGCATCAGCCTTGGTATGGCCACTACGATGGAGGTTTTCCTCACCCTCCAGCTCGTTGTCTGCATCTTCGCAGTGACAGATGAGAGGCGCAACGGACGCCTGGGCTCTGCTGCTTTAGCCATCGGCTTCTCTGTGCTCGTGGGGCATCTTCTCGGG ATGTACTACACCGGAGCAGGTATGAACCCAGCAAGGTCTTTCGCCCCGGCTGTCCTGGTCAGGAACTTTGTCAACCACTGG GTGTACTGGGTGGGGCCGATGATCGGCGGCGCCATGGGTGCCCTGCTCTACGACTTCATGCTGTTCCCTCGCATGCGCGGCCTCTCTGAGAGGCTCGCCACACTGAAGGGCACTCGGCCCCCGGAGGCAGAAGGCCAGCAGGAGACAAGAGGAGAGCCCATCGAGCTCAAGACACAGGCCCTATAA